From a single Tachypleus tridentatus isolate NWPU-2018 chromosome 6, ASM421037v1, whole genome shotgun sequence genomic region:
- the LOC143253304 gene encoding U8 snoRNA-decapping enzyme-like, protein MDKALKFTADPYFESEVLEKLLSDQHHRKVSLEESLNLRTDCSFRHAAHCFICAPQDKLVLGKYASHASVLMQLRFDGLLGFPGGIIEREEDIVCGLNRELREEINLDLSIFMVKEADHLISHVNNHHKFVLHFYSLPVTFEEFRAIEKQILEATDYGNETLGILRVPLYTMKDGYHGLPAFLNQQFVGNAKDQLLYGLAKLKILTPGELSEAIHKSQTLKLTKAY, encoded by the exons ATGGACAAAGCTTTAAAATTTACCGCGGACCCCTATTTTGAAAGTGAAGTTTTGGAGAAGCTGCTATCTGATCAGCATCACAGAAAAGTTTCACTGGAAGAAAGTTTAAATTTAAGGACCGATTGTTCTTTCCGTCATGCAGCCCATTGTTTTATATGTGCGCCTCAAGACAAATTGGTTTTAGGAAAATACGCTAGCCATGCTTCAGTTTTG ATGCAGTTACGGTTTGATGGACTGCTGGGTTTTCCTGGTGGTATCATAGAAAGAGAAGAAGATATTGTTTGTGGCCTAAATCGTGAATTACGGGAAGAAATTAATCTGGATTTAAGCATATTTATGGTCAAAGAAGCAGATCACTTAATTTCACATGTAAACAACCATCACaagtttgttttacacttttacagTTTACCTGTGACTTTTGAAGAATTCCGTGCTATTGAGAAACAAATTCTAGAAGCAACTGATTATGGGAATGAG ACACTGGGCATCTTAAGAGTTCCTCTTTACACAATGAAGGATGGATACCATGGTTTACCAGCCTTTCTAAATCAACAGTTTGTGGGCAATGCTAAAGATCAACTTTTATATGGACTTGCTAAACTGAAGATTTTAACTCCTGGAGAACTTTCAGAAGCCATTCATAAGAGCCAGACATTAAAATTAACAAAGGCTTATTAA
- the LOC143253306 gene encoding LOW QUALITY PROTEIN: histone-lysine N-methyltransferase SETMAR-like (The sequence of the model RefSeq protein was modified relative to this genomic sequence to represent the inferred CDS: deleted 1 base in 1 codon), translated as MSEEKLWPLSIRDISNGKENNPVSFVNEIDDEQLPMFTYTAQNVAGEGADDEGFITTYKGCACNGTKCESTCPCVTRFGENYSAEGTLLFTCHKKPVVECNLLCTCLLSCTNRVVQKGLQCYLQVFKTRKKGFGVRTLHYIPKSHFVCEYSGEVISLEEAKKRIPTIKSMECNYIFVLKEHVKKGEIVHTVIDPTYTGNVGRFINHSCSPNLFMVPVRTHCVLPQLCLFSSRDISPMEELCYNYSSSNLENEECIIESQDLIINRKPCYCNSSMCQSVLPTDPFLFN; from the exons ATGTCAGAAGAGAAACTGTGGCCACTCTCCATACGTGATATTTCAAATGGTAAAGAAAATAATCCTGTTTCTTTTGTAAATGAAATTGACGATGAACAATTACCAATGTTTACG tATACAGCACAGAATGTAGCAGGAGAAGGAGCAGATGATGAAGGATTTATCACAACATACAAAGGATGTGCATGTAATGGTACAAAATGTGAGAGTACGTGTCCATGTGTAACACGGTTTGGTGAAAACTATTCTGCCGAAGGAACTCTTTTGTTTACGTGTCACAAAAAGCCAGTTGTTGAATGTAATTTGTTATGTACCTGTTTGTTAAGCTGTACCAATCGTGTTGTTCAAAAAGGGCTGCAGTGTTACTTACAggtatttaaaactagaaaaaaaggATTTGGTGTAAGAACACTTCACTACATCCCTAAATCCCACTTTGTGTGCGAATATTCTGGAGAAGTCATATCACTTGAGGAAGCAAAGAAACGAATCCCAACCATCAAGTCGATGGAATGCAACTACATCTTTGTATTAAAAGAACATGTAAAAAAG GGAGAAATTGTACATACAGTGATTGATCCAACATATACGGGTAATGTAGGTCGTTTCATCAATCATTCGTGTAGTCCAAATCTGTTTATGGTCCCTGTTAGAACACACTGTGTACTTCCTCAACTATGCTTGTTTTCTTCTCGTGATATATCCCCTATGGAAGAGCTCTGTTACAATTACAGTAGCAGTAATCTTGAGAATGAAGAGTGCATTATTGAGTCACAAGACTTGATAATTAACAGAAAGCCATGCTACTGTAATTCTTCCATGTGTCAATCAGTACTACCCACTGatccatttttatttaattag